The Bacteroidales bacterium genome includes a window with the following:
- a CDS encoding carbohydrate binding family 9 domain-containing protein produces MRSGICVLMCLLFGMLQMQLQAQNGTEKKNYTTQRLEGTAPVIDGNLDDLVWEEGRWEGDFVQYEPFENAAPAFDTKFKILYDDNNLYVAFRAYDPAADSIVRRLSRRDDTQGDYLAIQFDSYFDQRTGFTFFVTAAGVKADCIYLNDGESQDYTWDPVWYAKTSLTDSGWVAEMQIPLNQLRFGNQENHIWGLQVGRHIFRKQELSFWQPMLRNATGWVRFIGEMHGIGGIKPKKEVALTPYFVGQLERFEKEEGNPFRTGHRESLSAGLDVKIGLTNDLTLDLSVNPDFGQVEADPSVVNLTAVETFYDEKRPFFIEGRNIMNYKLQPGNDTEANENMFYSRRIGRHPQFCPDVNDNEFIKLPSNTAILGAAKLTGKTRNGLSIGIMESFTASEHAVVDSEGTHRKYEVEPPTNYFTARVAKDYDRGNTVVGGMFTAVNRELNNPDLLFLHRAAYTGGLDMEHNWKDKTYTFRLKLIGSHVRGDSTALIRTQRSSARYFHRPDAEHFSLDSTRTSLSGHGGAIEFWKGGNAKLRFGGFVMWKSPGLELNDIGYIRSSDEVFQVFWVGYNVNEPNGLYQRWSLNINQWTGWNFSGTNIFKGGNINGYMQFKNYWSVSSGVNAQGNSLAKSALRGGPMLIVPGMISNWSNINSDSRRSFRISLGWFVSKHFDSHAETQNFWAGLTYRPAPAISFTLSPSYNATHNNLQFVDNIETDAGMQYINASLDQKTFSLALRANLNLTPDLTIQYWGRPFISTGKYTDFKYITDSRADVYTNRYNILTAQQIEYLADDEIYRIDQNLDGITDYTLDNPDYKALFFQSNLVLRWEYLPGSTLFLVWSQGRNDYFIDGGFSFMDDTRDLYQIHPHNVFLIKVSYRLGIS; encoded by the coding sequence ATGAGATCAGGTATTTGTGTTCTAATGTGTTTGTTGTTTGGAATGCTGCAAATGCAGCTTCAGGCGCAAAACGGAACTGAAAAGAAAAATTATACTACTCAACGTCTTGAAGGAACCGCGCCTGTTATTGACGGAAACCTGGATGATCTCGTATGGGAAGAGGGAAGATGGGAAGGTGATTTTGTTCAGTACGAACCTTTTGAAAATGCTGCCCCTGCTTTCGATACCAAATTTAAAATTCTTTACGATGACAACAACCTGTATGTTGCCTTCCGGGCTTACGATCCCGCAGCCGACAGCATTGTGCGCCGCCTCTCACGCCGCGATGATACCCAGGGCGATTACCTAGCCATTCAATTTGACAGTTATTTTGACCAGCGTACCGGATTCACTTTTTTTGTTACAGCCGCTGGAGTGAAAGCCGACTGTATTTACCTGAACGATGGCGAATCTCAGGATTATACATGGGATCCTGTTTGGTATGCTAAAACATCATTGACGGATTCCGGATGGGTTGCAGAAATGCAAATCCCACTGAACCAGCTCCGTTTCGGCAATCAGGAAAACCATATCTGGGGATTGCAGGTTGGCCGCCATATCTTTCGCAAACAGGAATTATCATTCTGGCAACCGATGTTGCGTAACGCAACCGGATGGGTTCGGTTTATCGGCGAAATGCACGGCATTGGCGGTATCAAACCCAAAAAGGAAGTTGCTCTTACACCTTATTTCGTGGGTCAGTTGGAAAGGTTCGAAAAAGAAGAAGGCAATCCTTTCAGAACCGGTCACCGCGAAAGCCTGAGTGCTGGACTGGACGTTAAAATAGGTCTCACCAATGATCTTACCCTCGATCTTTCTGTAAACCCTGATTTCGGACAGGTGGAAGCCGACCCATCAGTTGTGAACCTCACAGCCGTTGAAACCTTTTACGATGAAAAAAGGCCATTCTTTATCGAAGGCCGTAACATCATGAATTACAAGCTTCAGCCCGGCAACGACACCGAAGCCAACGAAAACATGTTTTATTCCCGGCGTATTGGCCGGCATCCGCAATTTTGTCCCGATGTCAACGATAACGAATTCATCAAGCTCCCCTCGAATACAGCCATACTTGGTGCTGCCAAACTCACCGGAAAAACACGTAACGGCCTTTCAATTGGCATCATGGAGAGTTTCACCGCCAGTGAACATGCGGTAGTTGACAGTGAAGGCACACACCGCAAGTACGAAGTAGAACCTCCTACCAATTATTTCACAGCACGGGTAGCTAAAGACTACGACCGCGGAAACACCGTGGTTGGTGGTATGTTTACTGCTGTGAACCGCGAACTCAACAATCCTGATCTGCTTTTCCTGCACCGCGCTGCCTATACCGGCGGCCTGGATATGGAACACAACTGGAAAGACAAAACCTATACATTTCGTTTAAAACTGATTGGCAGCCATGTGCGTGGCGACAGTACCGCCCTGATCCGGACCCAGCGTTCATCAGCACGGTATTTCCACCGGCCTGATGCAGAACACTTCAGCCTCGACTCAACCCGTACAAGCCTGAGCGGACATGGCGGCGCCATTGAATTCTGGAAAGGAGGAAATGCAAAACTCAGATTCGGGGGTTTTGTGATGTGGAAATCGCCGGGGCTTGAACTAAATGACATCGGATACATACGCAGCAGCGATGAAGTTTTCCAGGTCTTTTGGGTCGGATATAATGTAAATGAACCCAACGGATTATACCAGCGCTGGAGTCTCAACATCAACCAATGGACAGGCTGGAACTTTTCAGGAACCAATATTTTCAAGGGGGGAAACATCAACGGATACATGCAGTTCAAAAACTACTGGTCAGTTAGCAGCGGAGTAAATGCACAGGGAAATTCACTGGCCAAATCGGCCTTGCGTGGTGGCCCTATGCTTATAGTCCCCGGCATGATCAGCAACTGGAGCAATATCAACAGCGACAGCCGTCGTTCCTTCCGAATCAGCCTGGGATGGTTTGTTTCAAAACATTTTGATTCGCATGCTGAAACACAAAATTTCTGGGCAGGGCTTACTTACAGGCCAGCTCCTGCAATCAGCTTTACACTTAGCCCATCGTATAATGCAACCCACAACAATCTGCAGTTTGTGGATAACATTGAAACGGATGCAGGCATGCAGTATATAAATGCTTCTCTGGATCAGAAAACCTTCAGCCTTGCCCTACGCGCCAATTTGAATTTAACACCCGACCTCACTATACAATACTGGGGCCGGCCATTTATCAGCACGGGAAAATACACTGATTTCAAATACATCACCGATTCACGTGCTGATGTTTATACTAACAGGTACAATATTCTTACCGCGCAACAGATTGAATACTTAGCAGATGATGAAATTTACCGCATAGATCAGAACCTTGATGGTATCACCGATTACACTCTCGATAACCCCGATTATAAGGCGCTTTTCTTCCAGTCGAACCTGGTGCTGCGATGGGAATATTTGCCCGGTTCAACGCTATTCCTGGTGTGGTCGCAAGGTCGTAACGATTATTTTATTGACGGTGGCTTTTCCTTTATGGACGACACCCGCGATCTTTACCAGATACACCCGCACAATGTTTTCCTGATCAAGGTTTCGTACAGGCTGGGGATTAGTTAA
- a CDS encoding type II toxin-antitoxin system RelE/ParE family toxin: MKYEFSTSFSRQFQAIKSKELALNVITIIELVSRAETARDIPNIKKLKGHKTAFRIRIGDYRIGVFIESNEVFFTALFHRKDIYKRFP, from the coding sequence ATGAAATATGAATTTAGCACTTCCTTTTCAAGGCAATTTCAAGCCATCAAAAGCAAAGAACTGGCTTTAAATGTAATTACCATAATTGAGTTGGTTAGCAGGGCGGAAACTGCAAGAGATATCCCAAATATTAAAAAGTTGAAAGGGCATAAAACTGCTTTCAGAATACGTATCGGCGATTACCGTATCGGTGTTTTTATTGAAAGTAATGAGGTGTTTTTTACCGCACTTTTTCACCGCAAAGACATTTATAAGCGCTTTCCGTGA